One genomic region from Pigmentibacter ruber encodes:
- a CDS encoding SanA/YdcF family protein: MYFNSQSPLTQTTAKDFAIVLGASVHGDSLSGLLKARMEKAIELYDKKLVKTILMSGDGTDSYYNETAAMKKFALKHGIPEEVLITDEKGYNTYATILRAKEVFNAQSAYIISQNFHLARAVWLAREIGIDAQGVNAGESKNNWYYSFREFLARTKDYFQVVFKVTPYDEKFFDWIY; this comes from the coding sequence ATGTATTTTAATTCTCAAAGTCCATTAACACAGACAACTGCTAAAGATTTTGCAATTGTATTAGGTGCCAGCGTACATGGGGATTCTCTTTCAGGGTTATTAAAAGCAAGAATGGAAAAAGCAATTGAATTATATGATAAAAAACTTGTTAAAACGATCTTAATGAGTGGAGATGGAACAGATAGCTATTATAATGAAACAGCTGCAATGAAAAAATTTGCATTAAAACATGGTATTCCTGAAGAAGTTTTAATTACCGATGAAAAAGGATATAATACTTATGCTACTATTTTAAGAGCAAAAGAAGTTTTTAATGCTCAAAGTGCTTATATTATTAGCCAAAATTTTCATTTGGCAAGAGCCGTTTGGCTTGCAAGAGAAATAGGGATTGACGCTCAAGGTGTTAATGCTGGGGAAAGTAAAAATAATTGGTATTATTCTTTTAGAGAGTTTTTAGCCAGAACAAAAGATTATTTTCAAGTGGTTTTTAAAGTAACACCATACGATGAGAAATTTTTTGATTGGATTTATTAA
- a CDS encoding DedA family protein: protein MDSLISFVGYLLGFLKDPILLIQTVGYIGLITIVFAETGLLLGFFLPGDSLLIAAGLFAAKGDMNIVILLVTLTIAGIIGDAVGFYIGRKLGPLLYQKKDSFFFRRKHLLAAHDFYEKHGGKTIILARFIPIIRTFAPTVAGAAEMQYLRFAIFNIVGGFLWVWSMLLAGYFLGKTFGDKINDYIHYLIVGIIFVSFLPIIIKWLQTKKIEKKQA, encoded by the coding sequence ATGGATTCTTTAATTTCTTTTGTGGGATATTTATTAGGATTTTTAAAAGATCCTATCTTATTAATTCAAACAGTTGGTTATATAGGACTAATAACAATCGTATTTGCAGAAACAGGTTTACTATTAGGTTTTTTCTTACCTGGTGATTCCTTACTGATTGCAGCTGGTTTATTTGCTGCAAAAGGTGACATGAATATTGTTATATTATTAGTAACTTTAACAATAGCTGGAATTATTGGTGATGCTGTCGGATTTTATATTGGAAGAAAATTGGGCCCATTGTTATATCAGAAAAAAGATTCTTTTTTCTTTCGAAGAAAACACCTTTTAGCGGCGCATGATTTTTATGAAAAACATGGAGGTAAAACGATTATTTTGGCTAGATTTATTCCAATTATAAGAACATTTGCACCAACTGTAGCTGGTGCTGCTGAAATGCAATACTTACGTTTTGCTATTTTTAATATCGTCGGAGGTTTTTTATGGGTTTGGAGTATGCTTCTTGCTGGTTATTTTTTAGGAAAAACTTTTGGTGATAAGATAAATGATTATATTCATTATTTGATAGTTGGAATTATTTTTGTTTCTTTTCTACCTATTATAATTAAATGGTTACAGACAAAAAAAATTGAAAAAAAACAGGCTTAG
- a CDS encoding 6-carboxytetrahydropterin synthase, with the protein MLTLKRMFSFCASHRLFNPNFSDEKNHSIFGKCSGKNGHGHNYKLEVVVSGHIDPETGMLFNLQTLKQLVNDYIINDVDHKHLNHDVSWLQGKIPTTEVLVESIWNRLELKLKEEKITLIQLESITVWETENNIVTKTKNESRY; encoded by the coding sequence ATGTTAACCTTAAAAAGAATGTTTTCTTTCTGTGCAAGCCATAGATTATTTAACCCAAATTTTAGCGATGAAAAAAATCATTCTATCTTTGGTAAATGTTCTGGGAAGAATGGTCATGGTCATAATTACAAATTAGAAGTTGTTGTTAGTGGACATATAGATCCTGAGACAGGAATGTTATTTAATCTGCAAACTTTAAAACAATTAGTAAATGATTATATTATTAATGACGTAGATCATAAACATTTAAATCATGATGTATCTTGGTTGCAAGGTAAAATTCCAACAACAGAAGTTTTAGTAGAAAGTATTTGGAATAGATTAGAACTTAAATTGAAAGAAGAAAAAATTACTTTAATTCAATTAGAATCAATTACAGTTTGGGAAACAGAAAATAATATTGTTACTAAAACAAAAAATGAATCCAGATACTAA
- a CDS encoding ABC1 kinase family protein: MKKDNDAKTRALSLIKTISSTAVKAGNEAIKRKLNLSAQSDTFMSEAALRLVKGLDELKGAAMKVGQLLSMVDDNILPPGWKDALSKLQSQATAKDWEFIEPIMLKEFKDLSFIKHIDKKAVHAASIGQVHKAELIDGRIVAFKVQYPNLEKNVHSDLQNMKKVVKIANLIPNMSNYDKVFDAVEKLFIQELDFFREQKFYDIYHEKFKNNPNIVVPKTIPEYCRKNILTTEWVDAISLQEWMKQNESQLHNSSECIYTRDKLGSVLLELVFTEVFHFKHIQSDPNPGNFLVTTSGQLVLLDFGATQELSEELIENYASLTLAAIHKDNQELIKVAKKMGFLHRHDPPEAKDSFIKLMEIAIEPFLEETYSWMNSKQLKRTNAESIHFMKATKFRAPNSEVLFINRRLGGNLLIMESLGPTVQAKNILLNILQKKE, from the coding sequence TTGAAAAAAGATAATGACGCCAAAACAAGAGCTTTATCCTTGATAAAAACAATTAGCAGTACTGCAGTTAAAGCTGGAAATGAGGCTATAAAAAGAAAATTGAATCTTTCTGCGCAAAGCGATACTTTCATGAGTGAAGCTGCTTTACGTTTGGTTAAAGGGCTAGACGAATTAAAAGGTGCCGCTATGAAAGTAGGGCAACTATTAAGCATGGTTGATGATAATATTCTACCTCCTGGTTGGAAAGATGCATTAAGTAAACTACAATCCCAAGCAACAGCAAAAGATTGGGAGTTTATTGAACCCATAATGTTGAAAGAATTCAAAGATTTAAGTTTCATAAAACATATTGATAAAAAAGCTGTACATGCAGCAAGTATAGGACAAGTTCATAAAGCAGAATTGATTGACGGAAGAATTGTAGCTTTTAAAGTTCAATACCCAAATTTGGAAAAAAATGTTCATTCTGATTTGCAAAATATGAAAAAAGTAGTAAAAATTGCCAATCTTATTCCAAATATGTCAAACTATGATAAAGTTTTTGATGCAGTTGAAAAACTTTTTATTCAAGAACTTGATTTTTTTCGAGAACAAAAATTTTATGATATTTATCATGAAAAATTCAAAAATAATCCTAATATTGTAGTCCCCAAGACAATCCCAGAATATTGTCGGAAAAATATTTTAACTACTGAGTGGGTAGATGCCATCTCCCTGCAAGAATGGATGAAACAAAACGAATCACAATTGCATAACTCATCTGAATGTATTTATACTCGAGATAAGTTAGGCAGTGTTCTTCTAGAATTAGTATTTACAGAAGTTTTTCATTTCAAACATATTCAATCAGATCCAAATCCTGGAAATTTTTTAGTAACAACTTCTGGACAGTTAGTTTTACTTGATTTTGGTGCAACTCAAGAACTTAGCGAAGAACTTATTGAAAATTATGCTTCTTTAACTCTTGCAGCTATTCATAAAGATAACCAAGAATTAATAAAAGTGGCAAAAAAAATGGGTTTTTTACATCGACACGATCCTCCTGAAGCAAAAGATAGCTTCATCAAATTAATGGAAATTGCTATAGAACCTTTTCTTGAAGAAACATATTCTTGGATGAATAGCAAACAATTAAAACGAACAAATGCTGAGTCAATTCATTTTATGAAAGCTACTAAATTTCGCGCACCAAACTCAGAAGTGCTCTTTATTAATAGAAGACTTGGTGGTAATTTGCTTATTATGGAAAGTTTGGGACCAACTGTTCAAGCTAAAAATATTTTACTTAATATTTTACAGAAAAAAGAGTAA
- a CDS encoding NAD(P)-binding protein produces the protein MSINRRDFINGSAIAILAGLSPLEILGKESCQSNYPPKLTGLRGSHIGSFENAHALVSGEKFEIDTLQSEEYYDLVVVGAGISGLTAAYYYLKKNSKAKILILDNHDDFGGHAKRNEFKQNKNFILGYGGTESFQSPKHYFQKELNTFLLELGINIDNLGKKFDQEFYKNLGLDFSIFFDKETFGEDKFVLGDPLGSADVTKNSESIADIIANFPLNEKEKISLLNLLTIKKDYLPDLKTVDEKVEYLKKTSYRDFLLKNVKLSEKIVNIFQQKSHDYLAIGIDGINSYLDARSLSLPGLDGMNLPPLDPDTQAEVDEPYIYHFPDGGATIARLLVTKLLPKVFLQKSDMNSIIQTKLNYSYLDLPNSQVRIRLNSTVVIAKNENNNTVSLGYLEKPILDPQGKFIKHGKLHKISAKHSIMAGYNMMIPFIVPELPSIQKEVLLSNVKAPLIYTNVLLSNWRSFQKLKTHCIYNPALNYALIKLDFPVNIGHYSHPKNPDKPILLHMVSIPKNNKLGADARTQFKASRFKLYSTPFSELEHEIRTELQRILGPTGEFEHEKDILEITINRWPHGYSYSFNPLFDDESKVEELISLAKKPCKNITIANCDSGWNALTHVAIAEAIRAVNELNFS, from the coding sequence ATGAGTATTAATAGAAGAGACTTTATCAATGGGAGTGCAATAGCTATTTTAGCTGGATTGTCCCCACTAGAAATTCTTGGAAAAGAGTCATGTCAAAGTAACTATCCACCAAAACTTACAGGCTTAAGAGGTAGTCATATTGGTTCTTTTGAAAATGCACATGCTTTAGTTTCGGGAGAAAAATTTGAGATTGATACTTTACAAAGTGAAGAGTATTATGACCTCGTGGTAGTTGGTGCTGGTATAAGTGGTTTAACGGCTGCATACTATTATTTGAAAAAGAATAGCAAAGCAAAAATTTTGATTTTAGATAATCATGATGACTTTGGTGGGCATGCAAAAAGAAATGAATTCAAACAAAATAAAAATTTTATTTTAGGTTATGGCGGAACTGAATCTTTTCAATCTCCAAAACATTACTTTCAAAAAGAACTCAATACTTTTTTACTAGAATTAGGAATAAACATAGATAACCTTGGAAAAAAATTTGATCAAGAATTTTACAAAAATTTGGGATTAGATTTTAGTATTTTTTTTGATAAAGAAACTTTTGGAGAAGATAAATTTGTATTAGGAGATCCATTAGGAAGTGCTGATGTAACTAAAAATAGTGAATCAATAGCAGATATCATTGCAAATTTTCCTTTAAATGAAAAAGAAAAAATTTCACTACTTAATTTGTTAACAATAAAAAAAGATTACTTGCCCGATTTAAAAACTGTTGACGAAAAAGTAGAATATTTAAAAAAAACAAGTTATCGGGATTTCTTATTAAAAAATGTTAAGTTAAGTGAAAAAATAGTTAATATATTTCAACAAAAAAGCCATGATTATTTAGCAATTGGAATAGATGGAATTAACTCTTACTTAGATGCTAGAAGCTTATCCCTTCCTGGTTTAGACGGAATGAATCTTCCGCCCCTTGACCCAGATACACAGGCAGAAGTTGATGAGCCATATATATATCATTTTCCTGATGGTGGTGCCACAATAGCCCGTCTGTTAGTAACAAAATTACTACCAAAAGTATTTTTGCAAAAATCTGATATGAATTCTATTATTCAAACTAAACTAAATTATTCGTATCTTGATTTACCTAATTCACAAGTAAGAATTAGATTAAACAGTACAGTTGTTATAGCAAAAAATGAAAATAACAACACCGTTTCTTTAGGATATTTAGAAAAGCCTATTTTAGATCCACAAGGAAAATTTATTAAACATGGAAAACTTCATAAAATATCAGCAAAACATTCTATTATGGCTGGATATAACATGATGATACCTTTTATCGTGCCAGAACTCCCAAGTATACAAAAAGAAGTTTTACTTTCTAATGTAAAAGCACCACTCATCTACACAAATGTTTTACTTTCTAATTGGCGTTCATTTCAAAAATTAAAAACGCATTGCATTTACAATCCAGCATTAAACTATGCACTTATTAAGTTAGATTTTCCTGTTAATATTGGACATTATTCACATCCAAAAAATCCAGACAAACCTATTCTTTTGCATATGGTTAGTATTCCAAAAAATAATAAGCTAGGAGCAGATGCTCGAACCCAATTTAAAGCAAGTCGTTTTAAACTTTATTCCACCCCATTTTCAGAATTAGAACACGAAATAAGAACTGAACTCCAAAGAATACTTGGACCAACTGGTGAATTTGAACATGAAAAAGATATACTTGAAATTACTATAAATAGATGGCCACATGGCTACTCATATTCATTTAATCCATTATTTGATGATGAAAGTAAAGTTGAAGAACTCATTTCATTAGCAAAAAAACCATGTAAAAATATTACAATTGCAAATTGTGATTCTGGTTGGAATGCACTCACCCATGTAGCTATAGCTGAGGCGATAAGAGCAGTGAATGAATTAAATTTTTCATAA
- the rarD gene encoding EamA family transporter RarD has translation MKNKVSSTTYGTILVLIAFFTWGLSPFYFKSINMVNPFEILAHRILWSILFLFAIIAMKKQIFKIIEVFYSPKAILTLACTAILISANWFTYIWAVINNHLTESSFGYFISPIFNIFLGLIFLKEKLNKIEIFSVIITIIAIAIQFSEMTFTGFAPLVPILLALTFGFYSLLRKKINIDSIHGLTIETLLLAPLALIYIINLGIQHELSFLSNAKITGLLLLAGVITSIPLITFVAGAKLLPMTKIGFYQYISPTLQLILAMFVFQEKISQLKIISFCLVWLAIIIYILNSIRKYGIKKVTNHNILNQD, from the coding sequence ATGAAGAATAAAGTAAGTTCAACTACTTATGGAACAATTTTAGTTCTAATCGCATTTTTTACTTGGGGCCTTTCTCCTTTTTATTTTAAATCTATTAATATGGTGAATCCTTTTGAAATTCTTGCACATAGAATTCTTTGGTCCATCCTGTTTTTGTTTGCTATTATTGCGATGAAAAAACAGATATTTAAAATTATTGAAGTTTTTTATTCTCCAAAAGCAATTTTAACCTTAGCATGTACTGCAATTTTGATTTCCGCTAATTGGTTTACATACATTTGGGCTGTAATAAATAACCATTTAACAGAGTCTAGTTTTGGTTACTTTATATCACCTATTTTTAATATTTTTCTAGGTCTCATTTTTCTAAAAGAAAAATTAAATAAAATAGAGATATTTTCGGTTATTATTACTATTATTGCTATTGCTATTCAGTTTTCTGAAATGACATTTACAGGGTTTGCTCCTTTAGTTCCAATTTTATTGGCTTTAACATTTGGCTTTTATTCTTTGTTGCGAAAGAAAATTAATATTGATTCTATTCATGGTCTTACAATTGAAACTTTATTACTAGCGCCTTTAGCTTTAATATACATTATTAATTTGGGCATACAGCATGAATTATCATTTTTATCAAATGCTAAAATAACAGGATTATTATTACTTGCTGGAGTTATTACATCTATCCCATTAATCACTTTTGTTGCAGGTGCTAAGTTATTGCCGATGACTAAAATTGGTTTTTATCAATATATTAGCCCTACTCTACAATTAATACTTGCAATGTTTGTTTTTCAAGAAAAAATAAGCCAACTTAAGATAATTAGTTTTTGTTTAGTTTGGCTAGCAATTATTATTTATATTTTAAATTCAATAAGAAAATATGGCATCAAAAAAGTAACAAATCATAATATTCTAAACCAAGATTAA
- a CDS encoding S-adenosylmethionine decarboxylase, whose product MTEILGFNNLTKALSFNLYDFAVALNDEERASYIRYIDERYSAKQIESQLIRIAEIIDAEVLNVSSKDFDPYGASVVLLMSDLKGDQATKEANKASNLMAQSTISIHLDKSHICAHTYPDSLDPSGICSFRVDIDIATCGSISPLYALDFMFKAFETDVVCVDYVVRGFARTKNNEKIFMDHEMSSITKYVSPLILRDYDTIDQNSPEHHTFQTMFCRRELDESSYFRNPRTVPPDIASEKMALIRKEMESIAKINR is encoded by the coding sequence ATGACAGAAATACTCGGTTTTAATAACCTAACCAAAGCTTTAAGCTTTAATCTTTATGATTTTGCTGTTGCCCTAAATGACGAGGAAAGGGCTTCCTATATCCGTTACATTGACGAAAGGTACTCAGCAAAACAAATTGAGTCTCAATTAATAAGAATAGCTGAAATTATCGATGCAGAAGTGCTGAATGTGAGTTCAAAAGATTTTGACCCCTATGGAGCAAGTGTAGTATTACTAATGAGCGATTTAAAAGGTGATCAAGCTACTAAAGAAGCAAATAAGGCTTCAAATCTAATGGCTCAATCTACTATTTCTATCCATTTAGATAAAAGTCATATCTGCGCACACACATATCCAGATAGCTTAGATCCATCAGGCATTTGTAGTTTTCGAGTAGATATAGATATCGCTACATGTGGAAGTATTTCACCTCTTTATGCGCTTGATTTCATGTTTAAAGCTTTTGAAACAGATGTTGTTTGTGTAGATTATGTCGTGCGTGGCTTTGCGCGAACAAAAAATAACGAAAAGATTTTTATGGATCACGAAATGTCTAGTATTACTAAATATGTTTCACCATTAATTCTCAGAGATTATGATACAATAGATCAAAATTCCCCAGAACACCATACTTTTCAAACTATGTTTTGTCGGAGAGAACTTGATGAGAGTTCTTATTTCAGAAATCCAAGAACGGTTCCACCTGATATCGCTTCTGAAAAAATGGCTTTAATTCGTAAAGAAATGGAATCCATAGCAAAAATAAATAGATAG
- a CDS encoding DHH family phosphoesterase — protein MDSKRGLFLVICDDPELASTLVHIQKNMDIKVWLPNKQNQLQTSLLEACEDSKDIEDILVKGDITKASFYHQWSGYNPICVVLSLKDHDKYSIVREYILDELPKSRILSFQIGHPEEVPRKLVDNDRELVLSWTELLSRPISAELRHIESTHRVREVRDVLLNGDKIALLLQPDPDPDGLASALALRCLLGRNKLSTPIVSFGKVTRPENIAMMQLLDLEVLTIKPQDLSNFDKVALLDTQPAHFTFPLPRVDVIIDHHPMVGNYQQIPYCDIRSKYGATSTILTEYLRAAAVNIGQRLATALIYGIKADTLHLNREVIDADLYAFVSLYPDINYNLLRRMEKPEIPMAFAPLLANALLKMEYQDKLLVSYLTNVTREDLIPQVADFMLQFEGIEWVVCAGVFEDNLVMSIRNVGYVRNAGDVVRKIIANVGFGSGGGHRTMAKAIFPVNQWKEKIGSIKEDIVKKSLLNLFVEEAL, from the coding sequence ATGGATTCAAAGCGTGGACTTTTTTTAGTAATTTGTGATGACCCCGAATTGGCTTCAACTTTGGTGCATATACAGAAGAATATGGATATTAAAGTCTGGCTGCCGAATAAACAAAATCAGCTTCAGACTTCACTTTTAGAAGCATGCGAAGATTCAAAAGATATTGAAGACATTTTAGTTAAAGGCGATATTACAAAGGCTTCCTTTTATCATCAATGGAGCGGTTACAATCCTATTTGTGTTGTTCTTTCCTTAAAAGATCATGATAAATATTCAATAGTTCGAGAGTATATTCTGGATGAATTACCTAAATCAAGAATTCTATCTTTTCAAATTGGACATCCTGAAGAAGTTCCTAGAAAGTTGGTTGATAATGACAGAGAACTGGTTCTTTCTTGGACAGAGCTGTTAAGCAGGCCTATCAGTGCTGAACTGCGGCATATTGAAAGCACTCATAGAGTGCGAGAAGTACGAGATGTCTTGTTGAATGGAGATAAAATTGCTCTTTTATTGCAACCAGATCCAGATCCAGATGGCCTTGCTTCAGCTCTTGCTCTTAGGTGTCTGTTAGGGAGAAACAAGCTTTCTACACCTATAGTAAGCTTTGGAAAAGTAACTCGTCCTGAAAACATTGCGATGATGCAGTTACTGGATTTGGAAGTATTAACAATTAAGCCACAAGATCTGTCAAATTTTGATAAAGTTGCCTTACTTGATACTCAACCCGCCCATTTTACCTTCCCTTTACCACGTGTAGATGTCATCATAGATCACCATCCTATGGTAGGTAATTATCAACAAATTCCTTACTGTGATATTCGTTCAAAATATGGAGCAACATCTACAATTTTAACTGAATATCTACGAGCAGCTGCTGTTAATATTGGTCAACGTTTAGCTACAGCGCTGATTTATGGAATAAAAGCTGATACTTTACATTTAAATCGGGAAGTTATTGATGCCGACTTGTATGCTTTTGTTTCTTTGTATCCTGACATAAATTATAATTTGCTAAGGCGAATGGAAAAACCTGAAATACCAATGGCTTTTGCTCCACTTCTGGCAAATGCATTGTTAAAAATGGAATACCAAGACAAATTGCTTGTAAGTTATTTAACTAATGTAACAAGAGAAGATTTGATTCCTCAAGTGGCAGATTTTATGCTCCAGTTTGAAGGAATTGAATGGGTTGTTTGTGCAGGTGTTTTTGAAGATAATCTTGTGATGAGTATTCGAAATGTGGGATATGTAAGAAATGCTGGCGATGTGGTGAGGAAAATTATCGCAAATGTTGGATTTGGATCAGGTGGGGGACATCGGACAATGGCAAAAGCAATTTTTCCTGTAAATCAATGGAAAGAAAAAATTGGATCTATAAAAGAAGATATTGTGAAAAAATCATTATTAAATTTGTTTGTTGAGGAAGCTTTATGA
- a CDS encoding RDD family protein has translation MSFTLSNFFSPKKNEIRPLHTGFGFFSEVIQNKLNTPEIKQTNIEKFQNSNLVNKTENKNEYFNEEHSSEIAIPLTENILSESDSKAANKSIKRQQEKNKLDNKNISLEKYYVNPFFAFLAWTIDALLGFCFLIISLCINFVFLPKGFFAISPSNTKILSFITSDMNIIYTFMFSLQVWLFMAFLVFIFQYSILGFEGSTLGRWIFGIAIKNHKNIHSKVSEKSKICAALSEAFLLGGILSFLFIIIFPSRVPIFFWLRYSSKK, from the coding sequence ATGAGTTTTACACTCTCAAACTTCTTCTCACCAAAGAAAAATGAAATTAGACCTTTGCATACAGGATTTGGATTTTTCTCCGAGGTGATCCAAAATAAATTAAATACTCCTGAAATAAAGCAAACTAATATTGAAAAATTTCAAAATAGTAATTTAGTAAATAAGACTGAAAACAAAAATGAATATTTTAATGAAGAACATTCTTCAGAAATTGCAATACCTTTAACTGAAAATATATTAAGTGAATCTGACAGCAAAGCAGCAAATAAAAGCATTAAAAGGCAGCAAGAAAAAAATAAATTAGATAACAAAAATATTTCTTTAGAAAAGTATTATGTAAATCCATTTTTTGCATTTTTAGCTTGGACTATAGATGCATTGTTGGGCTTTTGCTTTTTAATTATTTCGTTGTGTATAAATTTTGTTTTTCTACCAAAGGGTTTTTTTGCTATATCACCAAGTAATACAAAAATTTTAAGCTTTATAACTTCTGATATGAATATCATATATACTTTTATGTTTTCACTCCAAGTTTGGCTGTTTATGGCATTTTTGGTATTTATTTTCCAATATTCAATTTTAGGTTTTGAAGGCTCAACCTTAGGACGTTGGATTTTTGGTATTGCTATAAAAAATCATAAAAATATCCATTCAAAGGTAAGTGAAAAATCAAAAATTTGTGCAGCTCTTTCTGAAGCTTTTTTATTAGGAGGTATTCTTTCTTTCCTATTTATCATTATCTTTCCTTCAAGAGTACCTATTTTCTTTTGGTTACGCTATTCTTCTAAAAAATAA